The following are from one region of the Halogeometricum sp. S3BR5-2 genome:
- the dhaL gene encoding dihydroxyacetone kinase subunit DhaL encodes MADESVQREALAAAVENVAARIESEKSHLTDLDSAIGDADHGNNMHRGFQAVAEKTDEFEEMDVDEIVKTIGTTIIGNVGGAAGPLYGGSVMTASQEFEEGITAETSVAFAEAYLEKVKDRGDAPVGAKTMVDALTPAVHTYKKSIEHDDLPPLTALAKAVDAAERGVNFTVPLRASKGRASFLGWRSVGHQDPGATSTLFILEEILDTASEYLEGETDVEAVAESAPDEDPEEAQE; translated from the coding sequence ATGGCAGACGAATCCGTCCAACGCGAAGCGCTGGCGGCCGCCGTCGAGAACGTGGCCGCACGCATCGAGTCGGAGAAGTCCCACCTCACGGACCTCGACTCGGCTATCGGCGACGCCGACCACGGCAACAACATGCACCGCGGCTTCCAGGCCGTCGCGGAGAAGACCGACGAGTTCGAGGAGATGGACGTCGACGAGATAGTGAAGACCATCGGGACGACCATCATCGGCAACGTCGGCGGCGCCGCGGGACCGCTGTACGGCGGGTCCGTCATGACCGCGAGCCAGGAGTTCGAAGAGGGTATCACGGCCGAAACCTCGGTCGCCTTCGCGGAGGCCTACTTGGAGAAGGTGAAAGACCGCGGCGACGCGCCCGTCGGCGCGAAGACGATGGTGGACGCGCTGACGCCCGCCGTCCACACGTACAAGAAGTCCATCGAGCACGACGACCTGCCGCCGCTGACGGCGCTGGCGAAGGCCGTCGACGCGGCCGAACGCGGCGTCAACTTCACCGTACCGCTGCGGGCCTCCAAGGGCCGGGCGTCGTTCCTCGGGTGGCGGTCGGTCGGCCACCAAGACCCCGGCGCGACGAGCACGCTGTTCATCTTAGAGGAGATTCTGGACACCGCCTCGGAGTATCTGGAGGGCGAGACCGACGTGGAGGCCGTCGCCGAGTCGGCGCCCGACGAGGACCCCGAGGAGGCGCAGGAATGA
- the dhaM gene encoding dihydroxyacetone kinase phosphoryl donor subunit DhaM: MIGLVVVSHSAKAAEGIRDIAAQMGGGDARIEPAGGDGEEIGTDANRIGEAIAAADDGDGVVVLVDLGSAVMNTELALEMSDAEAVIADAPILEGALNAAVEATSSKATLDSVVESAEDAREYHKLND, translated from the coding sequence ATGATCGGACTCGTCGTCGTCTCGCACAGCGCGAAGGCGGCGGAGGGCATCCGGGACATCGCCGCGCAGATGGGCGGCGGCGACGCCCGCATCGAACCCGCCGGCGGCGACGGCGAGGAGATAGGCACGGACGCCAACCGCATCGGCGAGGCCATCGCCGCGGCGGACGACGGCGACGGCGTCGTCGTCCTCGTCGATTTGGGGAGTGCGGTGATGAACACCGAACTCGCCCTGGAGATGTCCGATGCGGAGGCAGTCATCGCCGACGCACCCATTCTCGAAGGGGCGCTCAACGCCGCCGTCGAGGCCACGTCGTCGAAGGCGACGCTCGACTCGGTGGTCGAGTCGGCGGAGGACGCGCGCGAGTACCACAAATTGAACGACTGA
- the glpK gene encoding glycerol kinase GlpK: MTEDTYIGAVDQGTTGTRFMVFDHDGRVVANAYQKHEQIYPEPGWVEHDPEEIWENTEAVILEALSEGGLEAEQLEAIGITNQRETTLVWDRESGRPLANAIVWQDRRTTDRVEALQDEGKEEWVREKTGLEPDAYFSATKAEWLLDNTDQIKLARMRPDDVRDRAEAGELMLGTIDSWMIYNLTGEHITDVTNASRTMLFNIHDMDWDEELLDEFNVPAAMLPEVRPSSDEATYGSTDADGFLGAEIPVAGALGDQQAALFGQTCYDAGDAKNTYGTGSFMLMNTGDEAVTSEHGLLTTVGFQRSGEPVQYALEGSIFITGAAIEWLEDMTLIEDAADTEKLARSVDSTDGVYFVPAFTGLGAPHWDQRARGTIVGMTRGTRREHLVRATLESIAFQTRDVAEAMESDSGIELTSLRVDGGAVKNNYLCQLQSNILNTDIVRPQVDETTALGSAYAAGLAVGYWSDLDELRNNWQVDREFSPDDGAKNVDARYGRWQEAVERSRDWARDGGD; the protein is encoded by the coding sequence ATGACAGAAGACACGTACATCGGCGCGGTAGACCAGGGGACGACCGGCACCCGTTTCATGGTGTTCGACCACGACGGGCGGGTCGTCGCGAACGCCTACCAGAAGCACGAACAGATCTATCCCGAACCCGGGTGGGTCGAACACGACCCCGAGGAGATATGGGAGAACACCGAGGCGGTGATACTCGAAGCGCTCAGCGAGGGCGGCTTGGAGGCCGAACAGTTGGAGGCCATCGGCATCACGAACCAACGGGAGACCACGCTGGTCTGGGACCGCGAGAGCGGTCGCCCCCTCGCCAACGCCATCGTCTGGCAGGACCGTCGGACGACCGACCGCGTCGAGGCGCTTCAGGACGAGGGTAAAGAGGAGTGGGTCCGCGAGAAGACGGGACTCGAACCCGACGCGTACTTCTCGGCGACCAAAGCGGAGTGGCTCCTCGACAACACCGACCAGATTAAACTGGCGCGCATGCGCCCCGACGACGTCCGCGACAGGGCCGAGGCCGGCGAACTCATGCTCGGCACCATCGACTCGTGGATGATATACAATCTGACGGGAGAACACATCACGGACGTCACGAACGCCTCCCGGACCATGCTGTTCAACATCCACGACATGGACTGGGACGAGGAGTTATTAGACGAGTTCAACGTCCCCGCCGCGATGCTTCCCGAAGTCCGTCCCTCCTCCGACGAGGCGACGTACGGGTCGACGGACGCGGACGGGTTCCTCGGCGCGGAGATTCCGGTCGCGGGTGCGTTGGGCGACCAGCAGGCCGCCCTGTTCGGCCAGACCTGCTACGACGCCGGCGACGCGAAGAACACCTACGGGACGGGGTCGTTCATGCTGATGAACACCGGCGACGAGGCCGTCACGAGCGAACACGGGTTGTTGACGACGGTCGGCTTCCAGCGCTCCGGCGAACCCGTCCAGTACGCCCTCGAAGGCTCTATCTTCATCACGGGCGCCGCAATCGAGTGGCTCGAGGACATGACCCTCATCGAGGACGCCGCCGACACGGAGAAGTTGGCTCGGTCGGTGGACTCGACGGACGGGGTGTACTTCGTACCGGCCTTTACCGGCCTCGGCGCGCCCCACTGGGACCAGCGCGCTCGCGGCACCATCGTCGGCATGACTCGCGGCACCCGCCGCGAGCACCTCGTTCGCGCGACGCTGGAATCCATCGCGTTCCAGACGCGCGACGTCGCCGAGGCGATGGAATCCGACAGCGGTATCGAACTCACCTCGCTCCGCGTCGACGGCGGCGCGGTCAAGAACAACTACCTCTGTCAGCTTCAGTCCAACATCCTGAACACGGACATCGTCCGGCCGCAGGTCGACGAGACGACGGCGCTGGGGTCGGCGTACGCGGCCGGCCTCGCAGTCGGTTACTGGAGCGACCTCGACGAACTCCGGAACAACTGGCAGGTCGACCGCGAGTTCTCCCCCGACGACGGCGCGAAGAACGTCGACGCCCGATACGGCCGCTGGCAGGAGGCGGTCGAACGCTCCCGCGACTGGGCGCGGGACGGGGGTGACTGA
- a CDS encoding FAD-dependent oxidoreductase, producing the protein MTRNTDVVVVGGGATGAGVARDLALRGVDVTLVERGGLSSGTSGRSHGLLHSGARYAESDEVGARECIEENRILKDVAGECIRDTGGLFVQLPDDDPEYFEAKRAACEEIGIPVETLSPEEAREAVPGLSEDVVRAMEVPDAVVYPSRLVAANAADAREHGATVLTDAPVEDLRVEEGRIVGVDVGGAVDEEIRAERVVNAAGAWAGKVAETAGVDVEMRPTRGVMVSVEHEGLGPVLNRTRDPDDGDIVVPHDGEVVLGTTSVEVEDPDDYETAEWEVENSRAECATMLPAVRDAPEVRTWWGVRPLYAPDEDSRHGARGISRGFFVLDHADEGVENLTSVVGGKLTTYRQMAEATADRVCEALGVDADCRTAEERLPGADDPETLDSLVEEFGGAGPTDEDVVGR; encoded by the coding sequence ATGACGCGAAACACGGACGTGGTCGTGGTGGGCGGCGGGGCGACGGGCGCCGGCGTCGCCCGCGACTTGGCGCTCCGCGGCGTCGACGTGACGCTGGTCGAACGCGGCGGACTCTCCTCCGGGACGTCGGGCCGGTCGCACGGCCTCCTCCACAGCGGTGCCCGGTACGCCGAGTCCGACGAGGTGGGCGCCCGCGAGTGCATCGAGGAGAACCGAATCCTCAAAGACGTCGCCGGCGAGTGCATCCGCGACACGGGCGGTCTGTTCGTCCAACTCCCCGACGACGACCCGGAGTACTTCGAGGCCAAGCGCGCCGCCTGCGAGGAGATAGGCATCCCCGTCGAGACGCTCTCGCCCGAGGAGGCCCGCGAGGCGGTTCCGGGTCTGTCCGAGGACGTCGTCCGGGCGATGGAGGTGCCCGACGCCGTCGTCTACCCCTCCCGCCTCGTCGCGGCCAACGCCGCCGACGCCCGCGAGCACGGCGCGACGGTTCTCACGGACGCGCCCGTCGAGGACCTGCGGGTCGAGGAGGGACGGATAGTCGGCGTCGACGTCGGCGGCGCCGTCGACGAGGAGATTCGGGCCGAACGGGTGGTCAACGCCGCCGGCGCGTGGGCTGGGAAGGTCGCCGAGACGGCCGGCGTCGACGTGGAGATGCGCCCGACGCGGGGGGTCATGGTGTCCGTCGAGCACGAGGGTCTCGGACCGGTGCTCAACCGCACCCGCGACCCCGACGACGGCGACATCGTCGTCCCGCACGACGGCGAAGTCGTCCTCGGGACGACGAGCGTCGAAGTCGAGGACCCCGACGACTACGAGACGGCGGAGTGGGAGGTCGAAAACTCCAGAGCGGAGTGCGCGACGATGCTCCCGGCCGTCCGCGACGCCCCCGAGGTGCGGACGTGGTGGGGCGTCCGCCCCCTGTACGCGCCCGACGAGGACTCCCGCCACGGCGCCCGCGGCATCTCCCGCGGGTTCTTCGTCCTCGACCACGCCGACGAGGGCGTCGAGAACCTCACGAGCGTCGTCGGCGGGAAACTGACGACGTACCGGCAGATGGCCGAGGCGACGGCGGACCGCGTCTGCGAGGCCCTCGGCGTCGACGCCGACTGCCGGACCGCCGAAGAGCGACTACCGGGCGCGGACGACCCGGAGACGCTGGACTCCCTGGTCGAGGAGTTCGGCGGCGCGGGGCCGACGGACGAGGACGTGGTGGGTCGGTAG
- a CDS encoding anaerobic glycerol-3-phosphate dehydrogenase subunit C: MSDAENPSNPTPDEQTDFEPVQVFDDETEMDLRPGADNCYKCTSCDTSCPVAEVDDDFPGPKFQGPEQWRLKRKGDEDIDDSIMSCSNCMRCDNACPSSVPLSQMHNTARGEYVDEQMDKLSREYIRNRILSNYRIMAEIGSKVPRLTNFALNNSVVQKVNEKVLGITSERDFPEFAQQTFREWWHERGGARVSSEEKKIAYFHGCYSNYNTPEVAKALVRVFEVFGYEIAVPRQRCSGTPMFANGMLDDAERAAEVNVSEFSDLIDEGYDVIASCTSCSMSLRQEYPELFEFHGTAEVSAHTYEAMEYLRIHEDLEAEIENASVEEQSFAYHAPCHARNQGLEHQAVELFRELDGVNIEDVGDSCSGISGTYGWKDEKYDTSMKIGEEMFDHMEHAEGNVGMTECPTCSMQMEHGTGYDIKHPLQLLEEALV; this comes from the coding sequence ATGAGCGACGCAGAGAACCCATCGAACCCGACGCCAGACGAACAGACCGACTTCGAACCCGTGCAGGTGTTCGACGACGAGACGGAGATGGACCTCCGCCCCGGCGCCGACAACTGCTACAAATGCACGTCGTGCGACACCTCCTGCCCCGTCGCGGAGGTGGACGACGACTTCCCGGGGCCGAAGTTCCAAGGCCCCGAGCAGTGGCGCCTGAAGCGCAAGGGCGACGAGGACATCGACGATTCGATCATGTCCTGCTCGAACTGCATGCGCTGTGACAACGCCTGCCCGTCGAGCGTCCCCCTGAGTCAGATGCACAACACCGCTCGGGGCGAGTACGTCGACGAGCAGATGGACAAACTGTCCAGGGAGTACATCAGAAACAGAATCCTCTCGAACTACCGCATCATGGCGGAGATAGGCAGCAAGGTGCCGCGCCTGACGAACTTCGCGCTGAACAACTCCGTCGTCCAGAAGGTAAACGAGAAGGTGCTGGGAATCACCTCCGAACGCGACTTCCCCGAGTTCGCCCAGCAGACGTTCCGCGAGTGGTGGCACGAACGCGGCGGCGCGCGGGTGTCCTCCGAGGAGAAGAAAATCGCCTACTTCCACGGCTGCTACTCGAACTACAACACGCCGGAGGTGGCGAAGGCGCTGGTGAGAGTCTTCGAGGTGTTCGGCTACGAGATAGCCGTTCCCAGACAACGGTGTTCCGGCACGCCGATGTTCGCCAACGGGATGCTCGACGACGCCGAACGCGCCGCCGAGGTGAACGTCTCGGAGTTCTCGGACCTCATCGACGAGGGCTACGACGTCATCGCCTCCTGTACCTCCTGTTCGATGTCGCTGCGCCAGGAGTACCCCGAACTGTTCGAGTTCCACGGCACCGCCGAGGTGTCGGCGCACACCTACGAGGCGATGGAGTACCTCCGCATCCACGAGGACCTCGAAGCCGAAATCGAGAACGCCTCCGTCGAGGAGCAGTCGTTCGCCTACCACGCGCCGTGTCACGCCCGGAATCAGGGGTTGGAGCACCAAGCGGTCGAACTGTTCCGCGAACTCGACGGCGTGAACATCGAAGACGTCGGCGACTCCTGTTCCGGCATCTCGGGGACGTACGGCTGGAAGGACGAGAAGTACGACACCTCGATGAAAATCGGCGAGGAGATGTTCGACCACATGGAACACGCCGAGGGGAACGTCGGCATGACCGAGTGCCCGACGTGCTCGATGCAGATGGAGCACGGCACCGGCTACGACATCAAGCACCCCCTGCAACTGCTCGAAGAAGCGCTGGTCTGA
- the glpB gene encoding glycerol-3-phosphate dehydrogenase subunit GlpB yields the protein MPIREDVLVVGGGLAAATAALAARETGKSVRLVAHKKSTLRQASGLIDVLGYVDGDGPRANPYGAVADLPEDHPYGLVGEAGIREGLRIFDDAVGDAYAGGHTDANALVPTYGGTVKPTARYPESVAPGLASIDEDTLFVGFEGTTDFSAPVVAEHVVAAGVPFAARGVTVPFPKTFRDDARATRFAKALDEDEAADDGGGVRRALADAVAEHLTDEERVGFPAMLGDDRDAEVREELADRLGVSVFEVPTGPPSLLGLKLEDRLFAALDEAGVRLSTGNPAVGYEADGDRIEAVYVDRKGKNVPYHAEQFVLATGGLVGKGIGSDRERVTEPVFDCHVPHSEDRYEWSESEAFGGHAFARFGVVPDEELRPTAASGEPEFSNLRAAGGVVGGADVAREKSASGVSLATGAVAGGRAGEEA from the coding sequence ATGCCGATTCGTGAGGACGTGCTCGTCGTCGGCGGCGGCCTCGCCGCGGCGACGGCGGCCCTCGCGGCGCGGGAGACCGGAAAGTCCGTCCGCCTCGTCGCGCACAAGAAGAGCACGCTCCGGCAGGCCAGCGGCCTGATAGACGTGCTCGGCTACGTCGACGGCGACGGCCCTCGCGCGAACCCCTACGGCGCGGTGGCCGACCTGCCGGAGGACCACCCGTACGGCCTCGTCGGCGAGGCGGGAATCAGGGAGGGTCTGCGCATCTTCGACGACGCCGTCGGCGACGCGTACGCCGGGGGCCACACCGACGCGAACGCCCTCGTGCCCACCTACGGCGGGACGGTCAAACCGACGGCGCGCTATCCGGAGTCCGTCGCTCCCGGCCTCGCCAGCATCGACGAGGACACCCTGTTCGTCGGCTTCGAGGGGACGACCGACTTCTCGGCGCCCGTCGTCGCCGAACACGTCGTCGCCGCGGGCGTCCCGTTCGCGGCGCGCGGCGTCACGGTTCCGTTCCCCAAGACGTTCCGCGACGACGCCCGCGCGACGCGGTTCGCGAAGGCGTTGGACGAGGACGAGGCGGCGGACGACGGCGGCGGCGTCCGTCGCGCCCTCGCGGACGCGGTGGCGGAGCACCTGACGGACGAGGAGCGCGTCGGCTTCCCCGCGATGCTCGGCGACGACAGGGACGCCGAGGTGCGCGAGGAACTCGCAGACCGACTCGGTGTCTCCGTGTTCGAGGTGCCGACGGGGCCGCCGAGCCTCCTCGGTCTCAAACTGGAGGACCGACTGTTCGCCGCCCTCGACGAGGCGGGCGTCCGCCTCTCGACGGGCAACCCCGCGGTCGGTTACGAGGCCGACGGCGACCGAATCGAGGCGGTGTACGTCGACCGCAAGGGGAAGAACGTGCCGTACCACGCCGAGCAGTTCGTCCTCGCGACGGGCGGACTCGTCGGCAAGGGCATCGGCTCCGACCGCGAACGCGTCACCGAACCCGTCTTCGACTGTCACGTGCCACACTCCGAGGACCGGTACGAGTGGTCGGAGTCCGAGGCGTTCGGCGGGCACGCCTTCGCGCGGTTCGGCGTCGTCCCCGACGAGGAGTTGCGACCCACGGCGGCGAGTGGCGAACCGGAATTTTCGAACCTCCGCGCGGCGGGCGGCGTCGTCGGCGGCGCGGACGTGGCCCGCGAGAAATCCGCCAGCGGCGTCTCGCTGGCGACGGGCGCCGTCGCCGGCGGCCGCGCGGGCGAGGAGGCCTGA
- the glpA gene encoding anaerobic glycerol-3-phosphate dehydrogenase subunit GlpA: MTETPSVLVIGGGSTGCGIVRDLAMRGLDVTLVEKGNLTHGTTGRMHGLLHSGGRYAVSDQPSARECIEENRVLRRIATHCVEMTGGLFVQRPEDDDEYFEEKLQGCRDCGIPAEVLSGEEAREMEPYLAKDVKRAIRVPDGAIDPFRLCVANAADAIDRGARVETHAEVVDVLVEDGEIVGVEVEHGEKDIGIGNGEPGTREKLYADYVVNATGAWAGQIGDMAGVEVAVRPSKGVMTIMNVRQVDTVVNRCRPKGDADIIVPHETTCILGTTDEEVEDPEDYPEEGWEVDLMIDTLSELVPMLSEARTIRSFWGVRPLYEPPGTGTVDPTDITRDFFLLDHGERDDLPGMASIVGGKLTTYRMMAEKISNHVCEKLGVEAECTTADVPLPGSEDFSVLREWMDEFGIRSPVGRRSAQRLGSRTDDVLGGWDGPNPVVCDCEAVTRAEIHDAIDHSGTDLNAVRIRTRSSMGNCQGAFCCHRMANELIHDHDELVVRDSLDELYQERWKGERHALWGEQLSQAMLKHMLHATTMNRDGDPAASDSNVDFAAFDAGETATAAAGTTGDDPDRAATDGGREGENADS, translated from the coding sequence ATGACCGAAACGCCGAGCGTCCTCGTCATCGGCGGCGGGTCGACCGGGTGCGGCATCGTGCGCGACCTCGCGATGCGCGGACTCGACGTCACCCTCGTCGAGAAGGGGAATTTGACACACGGGACGACGGGCCGGATGCACGGCCTCCTCCACAGCGGCGGGCGGTACGCGGTCTCGGACCAACCGTCCGCGCGCGAGTGCATCGAGGAGAACCGCGTCCTGCGGAGAATCGCCACCCACTGCGTGGAGATGACGGGCGGCCTGTTCGTCCAGCGACCGGAGGACGACGACGAGTACTTCGAGGAGAAGTTGCAGGGCTGTCGCGACTGCGGCATCCCCGCGGAGGTGCTCTCAGGCGAGGAGGCCCGCGAGATGGAACCGTACCTCGCGAAGGACGTCAAGCGAGCCATCCGCGTGCCCGACGGCGCAATCGACCCGTTCCGCCTCTGCGTCGCCAACGCCGCCGACGCCATCGACCGCGGCGCGCGCGTCGAGACGCACGCCGAAGTCGTCGACGTCCTCGTCGAGGACGGCGAGATAGTCGGCGTCGAGGTCGAACACGGCGAGAAGGACATCGGCATCGGGAACGGCGAACCCGGCACCCGCGAGAAACTGTACGCCGACTACGTCGTGAACGCGACGGGCGCGTGGGCCGGTCAGATCGGCGATATGGCCGGCGTCGAAGTCGCCGTCCGCCCCTCGAAGGGCGTCATGACCATCATGAACGTCCGGCAGGTCGACACGGTGGTGAACCGCTGCCGGCCCAAGGGCGACGCCGACATCATCGTCCCGCACGAGACCACCTGCATCCTCGGCACGACCGACGAGGAGGTCGAGGACCCCGAGGACTACCCCGAGGAGGGCTGGGAGGTCGACCTGATGATAGACACGCTCTCGGAACTCGTCCCCATGCTCTCGGAGGCGCGGACCATCCGCTCCTTTTGGGGCGTCCGTCCCCTCTACGAACCGCCGGGAACCGGCACGGTCGACCCGACGGACATCACGCGCGACTTCTTCCTCCTCGACCACGGCGAACGCGACGACCTGCCGGGCATGGCGTCCATCGTCGGCGGAAAGCTGACCACCTACCGCATGATGGCCGAGAAGATATCGAACCACGTCTGCGAGAAACTCGGCGTCGAGGCCGAGTGCACGACCGCCGATGTTCCCCTCCCCGGTTCGGAGGACTTCTCCGTCCTCCGCGAGTGGATGGACGAGTTCGGCATCCGCTCGCCCGTCGGTCGCCGAAGCGCGCAGCGACTCGGCTCCCGCACCGACGACGTTCTCGGCGGGTGGGACGGCCCGAACCCGGTCGTCTGCGACTGCGAGGCGGTCACCCGCGCGGAGATTCACGACGCCATCGACCACTCGGGCACCGACCTCAACGCCGTCCGCATCCGAACCCGTTCCTCGATGGGCAACTGTCAGGGCGCGTTCTGCTGTCACCGGATGGCGAACGAACTGATACACGACCACGACGAACTCGTCGTCCGCGACTCCTTGGACGAACTCTACCAGGAGCGCTGGAAGGGCGAACGACACGCCCTGTGGGGCGAGCAACTGTCCCAAGCGATGCTCAAGCACATGCTCCACGCGACGACGATGAACCGCGACGGCGACCCCGCGGCCTCCGATTCGAACGTTGATTTCGCCGCGTTCGACGCCGGCGAGACGGCGACGGCCGCGGCCGGCACGACCGGCGACGACCCGGACCGCGCGGCGACCGACGGGGGACGGGAGGGCGAGAATGCCGATTCGTGA
- a CDS encoding Cdc6/Cdc18 family protein — MRLTDRIDRRRRRGDGSRHPVRDLSALDPTHHLDEPVGRGPTLERLLDRLDPAFDGRLPENLYVHGPKGAGKSAAVSALFAHLAATAPGRRGAIRTTTRATAPAVTEFAAVDARAAPTEFALLRAVLAAVADGSVPEQGVGTAALRDRLRAELDPSRRVVVAVDHVGEPGTPDLPAVDAAFDPVAEALSYVAVGRDAPDSTREVAGATAEIPAYERHALVDVLTERASDGLARDALGHETVSEVAAWADGDAHDGLAALFGAAAVAVDDGAARIGPAHVAAGRDAVPADCCSLGRVFALSASRRRVLASLVSLDPADRSSVTAAADAVAADSSVGLSAATVKRVLYELAESGLVRRVETAADGDGPGRPPTRPEPNFPTLAFERLRSADAGGTHPER, encoded by the coding sequence ATGCGACTCACCGACAGAATCGACCGACGCCGACGCCGCGGAGACGGCTCCCGCCATCCGGTCCGGGACCTGTCCGCGCTGGACCCCACGCACCACCTCGACGAACCCGTCGGTCGCGGACCGACGCTCGAACGCCTGCTCGACCGACTGGACCCGGCGTTCGACGGCCGCCTGCCCGAGAACCTCTACGTTCACGGGCCGAAGGGGGCGGGCAAGTCCGCGGCCGTCTCCGCGCTGTTCGCCCACCTCGCGGCGACGGCGCCGGGCCGCCGCGGCGCCATCCGGACCACCACGCGGGCGACGGCGCCGGCGGTCACCGAGTTCGCGGCCGTCGACGCCCGCGCCGCGCCGACGGAGTTCGCCCTCCTCCGCGCCGTGCTCGCGGCCGTCGCCGACGGGTCCGTCCCGGAACAGGGGGTCGGCACCGCGGCCCTCCGGGACCGCCTCCGCGCGGAACTCGACCCCTCGCGCCGGGTGGTCGTCGCCGTCGACCACGTCGGCGAACCCGGAACCCCGGACCTTCCGGCCGTAGACGCCGCGTTCGACCCGGTGGCCGAGGCGCTCTCGTACGTCGCCGTCGGGCGCGACGCTCCCGATTCGACGAGGGAAGTCGCCGGCGCGACGGCCGAGATACCGGCGTACGAGCGCCACGCTCTCGTCGACGTGCTGACCGAACGCGCCTCCGACGGCCTCGCGCGCGACGCCCTCGGCCACGAGACGGTGAGCGAGGTGGCCGCGTGGGCCGACGGCGACGCGCACGACGGCCTCGCGGCTCTGTTCGGCGCGGCGGCCGTCGCCGTCGACGACGGCGCCGCCCGCATCGGCCCCGCGCACGTCGCCGCCGGGCGCGACGCGGTGCCCGCGGACTGCTGTTCGCTGGGTCGGGTGTTCGCGCTCTCGGCGAGTCGCCGGCGCGTCCTCGCGTCGCTCGTCTCGTTGGACCCGGCCGACCGCTCGTCGGTGACCGCCGCCGCGGACGCCGTCGCCGCGGACTCCTCCGTGGGGCTCTCGGCGGCGACGGTCAAGCGCGTCCTCTACGAACTCGCGGAGTCGGGGCTCGTCCGCCGGGTGGAGACGGCCGCCGACGGCGACGGCCCCGGCCGACCCCCCACGCGTCCGGAGCCGAACTTCCCGACGCTCGCCTTCGAGCGCCTCCGCTCGGCGGACGCCGGCGGCACTCACCCCGAGCGGTGA
- a CDS encoding phosphoglycolate phosphatase — protein MDTDAPPLVLDIDGTLTDEPGRLDPRACDALSAWKAPVVLATGKAFPYPVSLCHYLGIEKNVVAENGGVVLADGEVTYTGDRDRAQAVADEFAERGGDLGWGSFDDINYWRETEIAVERTADEDLLRAVADEYEMEVIDTGYAYHVKTPGVEKGVGFERLCETLGMDPEAFVAVGDSVNDASTFGVAGRSFAVANADEAARSAADEVLEESYMDGTLSVLSRIL, from the coding sequence ATGGATACCGACGCGCCGCCGCTGGTCCTCGACATCGACGGGACGCTCACCGACGAACCCGGCCGCCTCGACCCGCGGGCGTGCGACGCGCTCTCGGCGTGGAAGGCGCCGGTCGTGCTCGCCACCGGGAAGGCGTTCCCCTACCCGGTGAGCCTCTGTCACTACCTCGGCATCGAGAAGAACGTCGTCGCGGAGAACGGCGGCGTCGTCCTCGCGGACGGCGAGGTGACGTACACCGGTGACAGAGACCGCGCGCAGGCCGTCGCCGACGAGTTCGCCGAGCGCGGCGGCGACCTCGGCTGGGGGTCGTTCGACGACATCAACTACTGGCGGGAGACGGAGATAGCCGTCGAGCGGACGGCCGACGAGGACCTGCTCCGGGCGGTGGCCGACGAGTACGAGATGGAGGTCATCGACACCGGCTACGCCTACCACGTCAAGACGCCGGGCGTCGAGAAGGGCGTCGGCTTCGAGCGCCTCTGCGAGACGCTGGGGATGGACCCCGAGGCGTTCGTCGCCGTCGGCGACAGCGTCAACGACGCGTCGACGTTCGGCGTCGCAGGCCGCTCGTTCGCCGTCGCCAACGCCGACGAGGCGGCGCGCTCGGCCGCCGACGAGGTGCTGGAGGAGTCGTACATGGACGGGACGCTCTCGGTGTTGAGTCGGATTCTATAG
- a CDS encoding HEWD family protein has product MTEPTLRTPTERTCERCGRVERWDGVETTWTVAEEGGEKRVGSRYCIHEWDINGTFAPFEDEGADGAEV; this is encoded by the coding sequence ATGACCGAACCGACACTCCGTACGCCGACGGAGCGGACCTGCGAGCGGTGCGGCCGAGTCGAGCGCTGGGACGGCGTCGAGACGACGTGGACGGTGGCCGAGGAGGGCGGCGAGAAGCGGGTCGGAAGCCGCTACTGCATCCACGAGTGGGACATCAACGGCACGTTCGCGCCGTTCGAGGACGAGGGCGCCGACGGGGCGGAAGTCTGA